In the Flavobacterium sp. 90 genome, GCTATATCGCTACCTTGTCTAAGCAACCACGCAAGAGCTATCTGTGCGGGAGTTGCTCCAAGTTCATTGGCAACATGTTTTACTTCTTCCACGATTTTTAAGTTACGCTGGAAATTTTCGCCTATGAAACGAGGATTACTCTTGCGCCAGTCATTGTCAGCCAGTTGATCCGGAGAAGTTATCTGACCTGTGAGAAAACCATGACCTAATGGTGAGTATGGAACAAAACCGATGTTAAGCTCGCGTAGTAATGGAAGCAGTTCAGCTTCCGGATCACGAGTCCATAGAGAATATTCTGTCTGAAGTGCTGTAATCGGGTGCACTGCATGTGCTCGACGGATCGTTTCAACTCCTGCCTCTGATAGACCGATGTGTTTGATCTTGCCTTCTTTTACAAGTTCTGCTAATACACCTACAGTGTCTTCAATGGGCGTATTACGATCTACTCTGTGCTGATAATAGAGATCAATATAATCTGTTCCGAGTCTTTTTAAAGAACCTTCAACTGCCGTGCGAATGTTTGCAGGGCTGCTGTCTATTATACCGACACCACCTCCCGCATGGGAAATAAAGCCGAATTTACTGGCAATTACTACCTGATCACGACGTCCTTTGATAGCTTTTCCAACCAGCTCTTCATTGATGTAGGGACCATAAATCTCGGCCGTATCGATGTGTGTTACACCTAGTTCAAGCGCACGGTGTATAGTACGGATCGATTCTTCATCGCTTCCTGCACCTATATCATAATAACCCGACATTGACATGGCACCTAGTCCTAAACGGGAAACTTCAAGTGTCCCAATTTTGATGTGTTTCATAACTGTATTATTGTTTTG is a window encoding:
- a CDS encoding aldo/keto reductase, with protein sequence MKHIKIGTLEVSRLGLGAMSMSGYYDIGAGSDEESIRTIHRALELGVTHIDTAEIYGPYINEELVGKAIKGRRDQVVIASKFGFISHAGGGVGIIDSSPANIRTAVEGSLKRLGTDYIDLYYQHRVDRNTPIEDTVGVLAELVKEGKIKHIGLSEAGVETIRRAHAVHPITALQTEYSLWTRDPEAELLPLLRELNIGFVPYSPLGHGFLTGQITSPDQLADNDWRKSNPRFIGENFQRNLKIVEEVKHVANELGATPAQIALAWLLRQGSDIAPIPGTRRVARVEENIAADSIELSADQLIRLNNLTPASGERHNEASMAAIDR